A genomic region of Fusarium oxysporum Fo47 chromosome VI, complete sequence contains the following coding sequences:
- a CDS encoding glucosidase II beta subunit-like protein-domain-containing protein, whose amino-acid sequence MQHPNSLALLGAIYAFTLAAAGSVPRGVGPEFASHYQGDEFSCITNAAIKLSLDRVNDNTCDCPDGSDEPGTAACANLDPLSPEQPLVGSISGTTNTTNALPGFWCENKGHIGMYVPFLYVNDGVCDYELCCDGSEEYGGVGGVKCENKCAEIGKEYRRLEDEKKKALQKAAMKRGAMVSEAKDLRQKVEKKVEDLKKEIAALEVKKEELAQKHRDAEQQDKGKVVREGPGGGKLGVLVGLAKTRVNELRDTLDKVVTQRDALKERVGELEELLTKFKTDYNPNFNDEGVKAAIRSFEDYSARRAESKEEVVSDEDVLSVLKEDGENGGVNWSEFEEGEGSDTDILYNFEAYLPPPVRAFIHNSLDNLRVWAITNGILADNSSPGKESTLVRAAREAVDAAKRDLSDKKSTLDVEQADLDFDYGPDDIFRALKDKCVTLEAGEYTYEQCWLGSTKQKSKKGHGQSNMGNFKRIDREMADEEDRIDGKSLGRGERMVLRYEDGQQCWNGPQRRTDVWLGCAETEELWRVSESEKCVYRMEIGTPAACDFSRWDVGSQPKKPRSRDEL is encoded by the exons ATGCAACACCCGAATTCTCTGGCGCTTCTGGGCGCTATTTACGCTTTTActctggctgctgctggcagCGTGCCTAGAGGTGTTGGCCCAGAAT TTGCTTCTCACTATCAGGGCGATGAATTCTCTTGCATCACCAACGCAGCGATCAAATTGAGCCTTGACCGGGTCAACGATAACACGTGCGATTGCCCCGATGGCTCAGACGAACCAGGCACCGCTGCCTGCGCCAACCTCGATCCTCTCTCCCCCGAACAACCTCTCGTCGGCTCCATCTCCGGCACGACAAACACCACCAATGCACTGCCCGGCTTCTGGTGCGAGAACAAGGGACACATTGGAATGTATGTTCCGTTCCTCTACGTCAACGACGGCGTGTGCGATTACGAGCTCTGCTGCGATGGGTCAGAGGAGTACGGTGGTGTAGGCGGTGTCAAGTGCGAGAACAAATGTGCCGAGATCGGAAAGGAGTATAGACGattggaggatgagaagaagaaggctttgcAAAAGGCTGCGATGAAGAGGGGCGCTATGGTTAGCGAGGCTAAGGATCTGAGACaaaaggttgagaagaaggtggaGGACTTGAAAAAGGAGATTGCGGCGCTGGAAGTCAAGAAAGAAGAACTCGCCCAGAAGCACCGCGATGCTGAACAGCAAGATAAGGGAAAAGTTGTCCGCGAGGGGCCCGGCGGTGGTAAGCttggtgttcttgttggTCTTGCAAAGACACGCGTCAACGAGCTTAGGGATACATTGGACAAGGTCGTTACCCAGCGTGACGCTCTGAAGGAGCGAGTCGgggagcttgaggagcttTTGACAAAGTTCAAGACTGACTATAACCCCAACTTCAATGACGAGGGTGTCAAGGCGGCGATTCGGTCTTTTGAGGATTATTCGGCTCGTCGGGCGGAGAGTAAGGAGGAGGTCGTTAGTGACGAGGATGTTTTGAGTGTTCTCAAGGAGGATGGGGAGAATGGCGGTGTTAACTGGAGTGAGTTTGAGGAGGGTGAGGGAAGCGATACTGATATTC TCTACAACTTTGAGGCCTACCTCCCTCCTCCCGTTCGAGCTTTCATCCACAACTCTCTCGACAACCTCCGTGTCTGGGCCATCACCAACGGCATCCTCGCCGACAACTCATCCCCCGGCAAAGAATCCACCCTCGTCCGCGCAGCCCGCGAAGCCGTTGACGCTGCCAAACGTGATCTCTCCGACAAAAAGTCCACTCTTGACGTCGAACAAGCCGATCTCGATTTCGACTACGGCCCAGACGATATCTTCCGCGCCCTCAAAGACAAATGTGTAACCCTCGAAGCCGGCGAGTACACCTACGAACAATGCTGGCTCGGCAGCACCAAGCAGAAATCCAAGAAGGGCCACGGCCAAAGCAACATGGGAAATTTCAAGCGCATCGACCGCGAAATGgcagacgaagaagacagGATCGACGGAAAGAGTCTTGGACGCGGAGagaggatggtgttgaggtaTGAAGATGGTCAGCAGTGCTGGAATGGCCCGCAGAGGCGAACGGATGTTTGGCTGGGATGTGCGGAGACGGAGGAGTTGTGGAGGGTTAGCGAGAGCGAGAAGTGCGTTTACAGGATGGAGATTGGTACGCCTGCTGCTTGTGACTTTTCGAGATGGGATGTTGGAAGCCAGCCCAAGAAGCCCAGATCTCGAGATGAGCTATAG
- a CDS encoding Aldo/keto reductase family-domain-containing protein, whose translation MADERKPLSEVIPPLILGTATFNHQYHPDPTHMPYTDIVGRALAHNILGFDTSPYYGPSEILLGDALRKLTPPPPRENYFLITKAGRIAGDEFDYSPAWIRYSVYRSLERLGTSYLDLVYTHDVEFVSPEEVLAAVTELRHLRDQGLVRYVGISGYPVDTLASLAEMILRETGEPLDAVMSYSNFCVQNSQLGNKALLDRFQAAGVDCVPNASMLGMGLLTTRGIDNSPMRAWHPAPEELRDLCARLSSIAQDSGEHLEEVAIRWALENWARVGSRFGTKINPSDTGRLGVSVMGVSSVDELEETWALWTSVVGLVGDEEATQRKVKIESLVREKMWPALGKWKDYAWGSGGPDFVNARRVEDMGVVPRDETAVRWRLIPSAMDTPKI comes from the coding sequence ATGGCCGACGAAAGAAAACCTCTCTCGGAGGTCATTCCTCCCCTCATCCTCGGAACAGCAACGTTCAACCACCAGTACCATCCCGATCCAACTCATATGCCCTACACCGACATCGTAGGCCGCGCCCTCGCCCACAACATCCTCGGCTTCGATACATCTCCCTACTACGGCCCCTCCGAGATCCTCCTCGGCGATGCGCTACGAAAATTAACGCCTCCCCCGCCTAGGGAGAACTACTTCCTCATCACGAAAGCTGGGCGTATTGCGGGCGATGAGTTTGATTACTCACCCGCTTGGATCCGATATAGTGTTTATCGCAGTCTTGAACGGCTGGGCACTTCGTATCTTGATCTTGTGTACACGCATGATGTAGAGTTTGTTTCGCCGGAGGAGGTCCTCGCTGCTGTTACGGAGCTTCGACACTTGAGGGATCAAGGTCTTGTTCGATATGTCGGAATCAGTGGATATCCAGTTGATACGCTTGCGTCGCTGGCGGAGATGATCTTGCGCGAGACTGGAGAGCCGTTGGACGCTGTTATGTCGTACAGCAACTTCTGCGTGCAGAACAGCCAGCTGGGAAACAAGGCATTGCTAGATCGCTTCCAAGCAGCAGGCGTAGACTGCGTACCGAACGCCAGCATGCTCGGTATGGGACTATTAACCACCCGCGGTATCGACAACAGCCCCATGCGCGCATGGCATCCTGCCCCAGAAGAACTCCGCGACCTATGCGCCAGACTCTCCAGCATCGCCCAAGACTCCGGCGAGCATCTCGAGGAAGTGGCCATCCGCTGGGCGCTCGAGAACTGGGCGCGCGTAGGCTCACGGTTCGGAACAAAGATAAATCCTAGCGACACAGGCCGTCTTGGCGTAAGCGTCATGGGTGTTTCCAGCGTAGACGAACTCGAAGAAACATGGGCCCTGTGGACGAGCGTAGTAGGCCTCGtaggtgatgaagaagcgaCGCAGCGCAAGGTAAAAATTGAGAGTCTCGTGAGAGAAAAGATGTGGCCTGCGCTTGGGAAGTGGAAGGATTATGCGTGGGGGAGCGGCGGTCCTGATTTTGTTAATGCGAGACGGGTTGAGGATATGGGGGTTGTGCCGAGGGATGAGACGGCGGTGCGGTGGAGGTTGATACCCAGTGCCATGGACACACCTAAGATTTAA
- a CDS encoding beta-lactamase family protein, with translation MKLSQSIASILSLTAQFATAELKCRPESPVLPRPTALAKSPIFQAAAANLTETLNAALSGSIAAGWPIENVSFSLAAVGAGQDDPGVPIWEYHHLAAANTKGTKKLDRASQYLIGSITKVFTDYVLLKSGMDLDAPVTEYLPELDGKSKIQWRDVSLRMLASYLGGTPANYGFSDFYLLKEVFLAYGLPPIEDGDYPPCGVVGLNKGCTGQEILSGMKESYPQTAPNERPAYSNMAFVILGMALKVYTGKTYAQLLEGIVSGPLDMNNTFPSPGHDDKAVIPSGDSSWGSDYKLNTPAGGLVSSLADLSKFSHASLSRTLNMTSTEINGWLKPSAFAGNAYTLTGMPWEILRLSSLTPDHPHAVTVYGKSGGAQNYRSQLSFVDDYGLAIIILTAGPMKAAPILTNAMLSTFVAAADEVSREQSKRFEQRYMSGQAHSVLIEAALEQDEDSLVLASLHRNNTDILSSLTDIWGLTLGDFLPEVGPKIRVFPSQLRENATLDGKPVVKEVWHLWPDLNSGFETDVPGNKIEEMNCVGWSIQDWVHYGGESLDRVLLYVGPSTTLVLDNGASTIKAGLIHSSTIPSEPRIIPNVIARDRTRKIYVASELEKCRDFGEIQFRRPVEKGFIVNWEAQKEIWDREIFEREEFEPKDARLILAEPPNGLPILQTNCDQIVFEEYGFASYYRGIGSTFNAYHDVQNIFRTPQEAPTVANTPAEAVMVIDSGYSHTTITPVLRGQPLQSAIKRLDVGGKVLTNYLTRLISLRHFDMRNDTYIVNEMKEISCYVSADFKADLEKSWKGTRGERRPDYLSGGGIAKDYILPDFHTRFKGTLVDYDPARHSKSRKLAAQSEEDALTLRNERFTVPEILFNPSDAGIRQPGLADLVYESLQELPIGLWPALLANIIVVGGNTHFDGFIQRLQKEVVQRVPDDCIVRVARPADPVTHTWFGGANLACHTNIERLAVTKAEYEEHGASWVAKKFAAGLGT, from the exons ATGAAGCTCTCACAATCAATCGCTTCAATCCTGTCTTTGACAGCTCAGTTCGCTACGGCGGAGCTCAAATGTCGCCCCGAAAGTCCTGTTCTCCCAAGACCAACAGCCCTCGCCAAGTCACCAATCTTCCAAGCAGCCGCGGCCAACTTGACTGAAACTCTCAACGCAGCTCTCTCAGGCTCAATCGCTGCAGGATGGCCCATAGAGAATGTCTCGTTCTCACTTGCAGCCGTAGGCGCGGGTCAAGACGACCCTGGTGTGCCGATATGGGAGTACCATCATCTTGCAGCTGCCAACACAAAGGGtaccaagaagctcgatAGAGCTTCTCAGTATCTCATCGGATCTATAACAAAGGTGTTTACGGATTATGTGCTCCTAAAGAGCGGTATGGATCTTGATGCGCCGGTTACAGAGTATCTTCCGGAGCTTGATGGGAAGTCCAAGATTCAGTGGAGGGATGTGAGTTTAAGGATGCTGGCTTCGTACTTGGGTGGTACGCCAGCAAACT ATGGGTTCTCAGACTTTTACCTCCTAAAAGAAGTCTTCCTTGCATATGGTCTTCCGCCCATTGAGGACGGCGACTATCCACCATGTGGTGTTGTAGGTCTCAACAAGGGTTGTACAGGACAAG AGATTTTGTCAGGAATGAAAGAGTCTTACCCCCAGACTGCTCCCAACGAGAGGCCAGCGTACTCAAACATGGCCTTTGTCATCCTTGGTATGGCTCTTAAGGTGTATACCGGTAAGACCTATGCACAGTTACTTGAAGGAATTGTTTCAGGTCCCCTGGATATGAACAATACTTTTCCTTCGcctggccatgatgataAGGCGGTAATTCCGTCTGGGGATAGCAGCTGGGGCTCGGACTACAAATTGAACACTCC TGCAGGGGGGTTGGTCTCCTCTCTTGCTGATCTCTCAAAGTTCTCACATGCCTCGCTATCAAGAACCTTGAACATGACTTCAACGGAGATCAACGGCTGGCTCAAGCCCAGTGCCTTTGCAGGTAATGCATACACCTTGACTGGCATGCCTTGGGAAATACTGCGTCTATCAAGCCTCACGCCAGACCATCCTCATGCTGTTACTGTCTATGGTAAGAGTGGCGGTGCGCAGAACTACAGAAGTCAACTCAGCTTTGTTGATGACTACGGTCTGGcgatcatcatcttgactgCTGGTCCGATGAAGGCAGCGCCTATTCTTACAAATGCTATGCTTTCGACTTTTGTTGCCGCTGCGGATGAAGTATCGCGTGAGCAGTCAAAGAGATTTGAGCAGAGGTACATGAGCGGCCAAGCCCACAGTGTTCTCATTGAGGCAGCACTGGAGCAGGACGAGGACTCATTAGTCCTCGCGTCGCTTCATCGCAACAACACAGATATTCTCTCTAGTCTTACGGATATCTGGGGACTTACACTAGGCGATTTTCTTCCAGAAGTTGGACCCAAGATCCGAGTGTTTCCCAGTCAACTTCGTGAGAATGCGACATTGGATGGGAAGCCTGTTGTGAAGGAGGTATGGCATTTGTGGCCTGACCTCAACTCGGGGTTTGAAACGGATGTTCCTGGGAATAAGATTGAAGAGATGAATTGTGTCGGCTGGTCGATTCAGGATTGGGTTCATTATGGTGGTGAGTCTCTGGACAGAGTGTTGCTGTATGTTG GCCCATCAACAACCCTCGTCCTCGACAACGGCGCCTCCACCATAAAAGCCGGCCTCATCCACTCCTCCACGATCCCCTCCGAACCCCGGATCATCCCCAACGTGATCGCCCGCGACCGCACGCGCAAGATCTACGTCGCATCCGAGCTAGAAAAATGTCGCGATTTCGGCGAGATACAGTTCAGACGGCCTGTTGAGAAGGGGTTTATTGTCAATTGGGAGGCGCAGAAGGAGATTTGGGATAGGGAGATTTTCGAGAGGGAGGAGTTTGAGCCTAAGGATGCGAGGTTGATACTCGCTGAGCCGCCGAATGGGCTGCCGATTTTGCAGACGAATTGTGATCAGATTGTTTTCGAGGAGTATGGCTTTGCGAGTTACTATCGGGGGATAG GCTCGACGTTCAATGCGTATCATGATGTGCAGAATATCTTTCGAACGCCGCAAGAGGCTCCTACGGTCGCTAACACTCCCGCCGAAGCCGTCATGGTCATCGATTCCGGATATTCGCATACAACCATTACACCAGTCCTTCGCGGCCAACCATTACAATCTGCGATCAAACGACTAGATGTCGGCGGCAAGGTTTTGACAAACTACCTCACACGATTGATCTCTCTGCGACACTTCGATATGCGTAACGACACATACATCGTCAACGAGATGAAAGAAATATCATGCTACGTCTCCGCCGATTTCAAAGCCGATCTCGAAAAGTCATGGAAGGGAACGAGAGGCGAACGTCGACCAGATTATTTGTCCGGCGGCGGTATTGCCAAGGACTACATTCTTCCTGATTTCCACACCCGCTTTAAAGGAACTCTCGTCGACTACGACCCCGCGCGACACTCCAAATCCCGAAAACTAGCAGCCCAGTCCGAAGAAGACGCTCTCACGCTACGCAACGAGCGTTTCACCGTCCCCGAAATCCTCTTCAACCCTTCAGACGCTGGGATCCGACAACCCGGTCTCGCAGACCTCGTGTACGAATCCCTACAAGAACTGCCCATTGGTCTCTGGCCTGCTCTACTAGCCAACATTATCGTTGTTGGTGGAAACACGCATTTTGATGGGTTTATTCAGCGGCTGCAGAAGGAGGTTGTGCAGAGGGTGCCGGATGATTGTATCGTTAGGGTTGCGAGGCCTGCGGATCCGGTTACGCATACTTGGTTTGGGGGTGCGAATCTGGCGTGTCATACGAATATTGAGAGGTTGGCTGTTACGAAGGCGGAGTATGAGGAGCATGGTGCTTCGTGGGTTGCGAAGAAGTTTGCTGCTGGGTTGGGGACTTGA
- a CDS encoding general substrate transporter — MGVEDHNEERRGSVALQTADNVEQIEAPVTWKAYLMCAFASFGGIFFGYDSGYINGVNGSKYFIHQVEGAGADKLSESHQSLIVSILSCGTFFGALIAGDLADRIGRKWTVIAGCFIYAIGVVIQMITGHGDALACIVVGRLIAGIGVGFESAIVILYMSEICPKKVRGALVAGYQFCITIGLLLAACVVYGTENFDNMKSYQIPIGLQFPWAVILGGGLFFLPDSPRYFVKRGRIEDAIDALARVRGQPKDSKYVQSEIAEIVANEEYERQIIPSTSWFGSWANCFKGSLWDGKSNLRRTILGTSMQMMQQWTGVNFIFYYSTPFLQSTGAIDNVFLISLVFTLVNVCSTPLSFWTVERFGRRSILLIGAFGMLICQFLVAIIGVTVGFNHTHSSPTADEPDRMIANNISAVNAQIAFIAIFIFWFASTWGPGAWIVIGEIFPIPIRSRGVGLSTASNWLWNTIIAVITPYMVGENRGNLKSSVFFIWGGLCTCAFVYTYFLVPETKGLSLEQVDKMMEETTPRTSAKWRPHTTFAQTMGAGDVKVVPKTEHDDHV; from the exons ATGGGCGTTGAAGATCACAACGAGGAGCGTCGCGGCTCCGTCGCCCTCCAGACTGCCGACAATGTCGAGCAGATCGAGGCCCCCGTCACCTGGAAGGCCTACCTGATGTGCGCTTTCGCGTCCTTCGGTGGTATCTTCTTCGGCTACGATTCCGGTTACATCAACGGTGTCAACGGCTCAAAGTACTTCATCCACCAGGTCGAGGGCGCTGGTGCCGACAAGCTCAGCGAGAGCCACCAGTCTCTGATCGTCTCTATCCTCTCCTGCGGTACCTTCTTTGGTGCCCTCATCGCTGGTGATCTTGCTGACCGCATTGGTCGCAAGTGGACTGTCATTGCTGGTTGCTTTATCTACGCCATTGGTGTTGTTATTCAGATGATTACTGGTCATGGTGATGCTCTTGCTTGCATCGTTGTCGGTCGTCTTATTGCCGGTATCGGTGTCGGTTTCGAGTCTGCCATTGTCATCCTGTACATGTCTGAGATT TGCCCCAAGAAGGTTCGCGGTGCCCTCGTTGCCGGTTACCAATTCTGCATCACTATCGGTCTCCTCCTCGCTGCCTGCGTCGTCTACGGAACCGAGAACTTCGACAACATGAAGTCCTACCAGATCCCCATCGGTCTCCAGTTCCCTTGGGCCGTCATCCTCGGCGGTggtctcttcttcctccccgaCTCTCCTCGATACTTCGTCAAGCGTGGCCGCATCGAAGACGCCATTGACGCCCTCGCCAGGGTCCGAGGCCAGCCCAAGGACTCTAAGTACGTCCAGTCTGAGATCGCCGAGATCGTCGCCAACGAGGAGTACGAGCGCCAGATCATTCCCTCTACTTCTTGGTTCGGCAGCTGGGCCAACTGCTTCAAGGGCAGCCTCTGGGATGGCAAGTCTAACCTTCGCCGAACTATCCTCGGTACTTCTATGCAGATGATGCAGCAATG GACCGGTGTCAACTTCATCTTCTACTACTCTACTCCCTTCCTCCAGTCCACTGGTGCTATCGACAacgtcttcctcatctccCTCGTCTTCACCCTCGTCAACGTCTGCTCTACTCCCCTCTCCTTCTGGACTGTTGAGCGATTCGGTCGCCGaagcatcctcctcatcggtGCCTTCGGTATGCTTATCTGCCAGTTCctcgtcgccatcatcggTGTCACCGTCGGCTTCAACCACACTCACTCCTCTCCCACCGCTGACGAGCCCGACCGCATGATCGCCAACAACATCAGCGCCGTCAACGCCCAGATCGCcttcatcgccatcttcatcttctggtTCGCCTCCACCTGGGGCCCTGGTGCCTGGATCGTCATCGGCGAGATCTTCCCCATCCCCATCCGATCTCGTGGTGTCGGTCTGTCCACCGCCTCCAACTGGCTCTGGaacaccatcatcgccgtcaTCACCCCCTACATGGTCGGCGAGAACCGTGGCAACCTCAAGTCctccgtcttcttcatctgggGCGGTCTCTGCACCTGCGCCTTCGTCTACACCTACTTCCTCGTCCCCGAGACCAAGGGTCTGTCTCTCGAGCAGGTTGATaagatgatggaggagaCCACTCCCCGAACCTCTGCCAAGTGGCGACCTCACACCACCTTCGCCCAGACCATGGGTGCTGGTGATGTCAAGGTTGTCCCCAAGACTGAGCACGACGACCACGTCTAA
- a CDS encoding pyridoxal phosphate-dependent transferase — protein MVSNNFILTAEAHSEALPKFHFSTQAVHADDFVSPHRAIAPALHSAVNYRYARNPDDLVEMENDDPNAPFDSHVYSRYTAPNYNRLEIVLKTLFKNPVVSYSSGVAAFHAMLIAINPKKIFISDGYHGVHAVIEIMTKLNGLKKLSLDDLDQAGPGDMIHIETPLNPTGEARNLALFSKKAKETGALLTVDATLAPPPLQDPIQFGADLVMHSGTKYIGGHSDMLCGFVIVSPERVKSGLEKTLRDERMVLGNVMGSLEGWLGIRSLRTLHLRVMRQSQTAEALVSWLNAGLSDSSSVIGRIVHKIAHSSIQQDAEWLKGQMPGGHSPVFSLWLKRPEHAKCLPSKLFIFQHATSLGGVESLCEWRAMSSRGEDQRMLRISTGVEDLEDLKGDLMQAFEALLAKFP, from the exons ATGGTGTCcaacaacttcatcctcacaGCAGAAGCTCACTCCGAAGCCTTACCCAAATTCCATTTCTCAACTCAAGCCGTCCACGCAGATGACTTTGTCAGTCCTCACCGGGCCATCGCCCCGGCTCTTCACTCCGCTGTGAACTATCGCTATGCCCGCAACCCTGATGATCTCGTTGAGATGGAAAACGACGAT CCAAATGCTCCATTCGATTCACACGTTTACTCTCGCTACACAGCCCCCAACTACAACAGACTAGAAATCGTCCTCAAGACCCTCTTTAAGAACCCGGTTGTATCTTACTCCTCTGGCGTCGCAGCTTTTCACGCAATGTTAATTGCTATTAACCCCAAGAAAATTTTTATTTCTGATGGTTATCACGGCGTTCATGCTGTAATAGAAATCATGACCAAACTCAACGGTCTAAAGAAGCTTTCGCTCGATGATCTTGACCAAGCGGGGCCAGGGGATATGATCCATATCGAAACACCGCTTAACCCAACAGGTGAAGCTCGGAATCTTGCGCTCTTTAGTAAGAAGGCTAAAGAGACTGGGGCGTTGCTTACTGTTGATGCTACGCTTGCGCCGCCGCCGCTGCAAGATCCGATTCAGTTCGGTGCGGATTTGGTTATGCATAGTGGGACGAAGTATATCGGTGGACACTCTGATATGCTCTGTGGTTTTGTCATTGTTTCTCCGGAGCGGGTTAAATCTGGCTTGGAGAAGACGTTGAGAGATGAAAGAATGGTATTGGGAAATGTGATGGGGAGTTTGGAAGGTTGGTTGGGTATCCGATCACTGCGAACTCTTCACCTACGAGTGATGCGTCAGTCCCAAACTGCCGAAGCTTTGGTATCATGGCTCAACGCCGGTCTTTCAGACTCATCCTCTGTTATCGGCCGTATAGTCCACAAGATCGCACACTCATCCATCCAACAAGACGCCGAGTGGCTGAAGGGACAAATGCCAGGTGGTCACAGCCCCGTTTTCAGTCTATGGCTGAAGAGGCCAGAGCATGCGAAGTGTTTACCGAGCAAGCTGTTTATTTTTCAGCATGCTACGAGCTTaggtggtgttgagagtTTGTGCGAGTGGCGTGCTATGTCGAGCCGTGGGGAGGATcagaggatgttgagaatTAGTACTGGAGTGGAAGACTTGGAGGATCTAAAAGGGGATTTGATGCAGGCTTTTGAGGCTTTGTTGGCAAAGTTTCCATGA